Within the Terriglobales bacterium genome, the region CGCGTAAGCGAGTTGGGCTGGTGCAGGATGCCTTTGGGAATGTAGACGTCGATGGTCAGCCCGCCGCGCATAGGCAGCGGGTTAGTGGTCTCGAAGTTGACGCGCGAGTCCTCGACCTCGCTGGTGGCCTCACGATCGTGAGAGCCGTAAACGCCGGTGAAGGCCTGGGCGCGCAAACCTGTTGTGCCCGGCGGTAAGGAGACGATGGCGGAGGCGTGATCGATGGGTACAGGCCAGTCGTTGCCGGTCACGTTCCAGTAGAACTCGTCGTGATCGTCGAAGAAGCGCACCGCGTTGGGCGAGGAGTAGGTCAGCAGAACGGTCTTCGTGGTGTCGGTGGCGCCGGGAATATAGATTTTCAGCTTGCGATAAGGGCCGTCGCGTTTGGACTCGTATCTCAAGGGCTGGCCCTGGTCATCCGTAACCGAATCGATGTGCAGAAACAGCCGGTAATTGCTGCCGCGCGGCCCAGGATAGTCGATGGGGATGGAGCGGTAGATCCCGTTGTACGCGCCCACAAAAACCAGGCTGATGCGCTCGATGCTGACCATGTTGCCGTCTTTGTCGATGGCCACAGAACTGTGAAAGTCGGCTATGCGCCAGTTGCGGGCGTGGACGGTGATGGGTAGGGCGAGGAGGAGAAGGAGGATGCAGATTTGGAATGTGGAGCGAAGGTTCTTCCAGGAACAAACGGAAGGCATTTCGACTCGCACGGGGATTGTTATGCCCCGTCCTCGATTGGTCGACGAAGAGCTCCTGGATGCAGTTAGCAAAAGCAGATCCTTCGACTTCGCGCCCGCGACCCGCCAAGAAGGCGGTTCGGAAAAGCGGAACGGGCGCGTCGCTCAGGATGACAGATCAGCGGAATATCCATGTTGAACAATCGACGTCACTGCTCAGAACTTCACCTGCACGGGCTCACGCTCCTGGGGAGCGGAAAGCTCGAAGAACTGCTTGGTCTGAAAACCGAAAGCGCTGGCAAACATATTCGCCGGAAAGGACTGCAGTCGCGTGTTGTAGTCGCGCACCACGGCATTGTAGTAGCGCCGCGAATTCTGGATGGCGTCCTCGACCTCCTGCAGAGAATTCTGCAATTGAGTGAACTGTTCAGAGGCGCGCAGTTGGGGATAATTCTCCGCCACCGCGAACAACTGGCGCAGCGCTCCGGTGAGCTGATTTTCTGCCTGGGCGCGGTCTTCCGGCGCGGTGGCGCTCATGGCCGCCGACCGCCACTTGGCAATGTTTTCGAAGGTCCCCTTCTCGTGGGCGGCATAGCCTTTCACGGTTTCAACAATGTTGGGAATCAGATCGTGGCGGCGTTTAAGCTGTACGTCAATGTCGGACCAGGCGGAGTCGGCGCGCACCCGCAGTTGCACCAGGCTGTTGTACAGCGCGATCAGGAAAAAGATGATGACCGCGATGATTACCAGACCAATAACCAGGGCCATGACGCCTCCCTATGTGCTGGAGTGGACAGCAAATTGTCGCACAGATGGCGAGCGCCCGATGATTACTTGTACGTAACTCGGGGGTAGGAAGTTCTGGCTGGGGAATGAGCACCCACCAGCAGTTCGATTTGAATCACGCCCAACCCGCTTGTTCTCACGAGCCGCCGACAGCCGGCGAGGGATCCTTCGTGGGCTTAAACACCAGGTCTTTCGACTCGGACGGGGATTGGTAGCCCGCCCTCGCTCAAGATGACAGAGCAGTTAGCGGTCCTCTAGCCATTCAGGCCATGGAAGTACGCAAATATCTTCCATTCCCAAAAGGGTCGTTTATTCCTTGTAAACAAATATTCACTCCTTTGTAACCGTGCTGTAACACTGGTTGGCTAAAAGGTTTCGTTTGAAAATCCCAGGGAGGAGAGTCTTCATGGCAAGACGTCTATCAGCGTGGTTCCTCTGCTGCGCGTTTTTGGTGGGTAGTGCGGTCGCCCAGAATCTGAATGGCGCAGGAGCAACATTTCCCTATCCCATCTATTCCAAGTGGTTTAGTGATTACAAGAAGGCAAACCCGTCGGTACAGATCAACTATCAGTCGATCGGCAGCGGTGGCGGAATCCGGCAAGTGACGGCGGGCACGGTGGATTTCGGCGCCACCGATGGTCCGATGAGCGACCAGCAGCTTGCCGAGGCCAAGAAGAAGATATTCCACATTCCGACGGTGCTGGGAGCGGTGGTTCCGGCGTACAACGTGCCCGGGGTAAGTGGCGAGCTGAAGTTCACGGGACCGATTCTGGCGAACATTTTCCTGGGCAAGATCACGAACTGGAATGATGCGGCCATTGCCAAGGCGAACCCCGACATGAAACTGCCTGACCGGCCGATCGTGGTAGTGCACCGTTCCGACGGCAGCGGCACGACTTTCATTTGGACCGACTACCTGTCCAAGGTGAGCACTGACTGGGCAAACGGCACGGGGAAAGGAACGTCGGTGAAGTGGCCCGTAGGTTTGGGCGCGAAAGGCAACGAGGGAGTGGCGGGTCTGATCCGTCAAATGGAAGGTGCTCTGGGGTACGTGGAATTGATCTACGCACTGCAGAATAAGATTCCGTTTGGCTCTGTGCAGAATGCGGCCGGACAGTACATCAAGGCCAGCCTGCAGGCAACCACGGCGGCGGCGGCGTCAGTGAAGAATATGCCGGCGGATTTCCGGGTTTCCATTACCAATGCTCCGGGCAAGGAGGCGTATCCGATCTGCAGCTTCACCTGGCTCCTGGTGCCAGGGCAGTGGAGTGACGCTTCCAAGAAAACGGCCATGGTGGGATTCCTGAACTGGATGCTGGATAACGGCGAAAACGAGGTGGCGGAATTGGATTACGCGCCCCTGCCGAAGGAAGTGGCTGACCGGGTTCGCAACACCATTAAGCAGATCCAGTAGGCGAGTGGCATTGAACTTCGCCGGCAGCTTCAGCAGAGGGGAGTGGCAGGCGAGGAGCGCAACAGCGGCTTAAACAAGCCCTGCATCGCGGCCGACGCCCAAACACGGCGCCGGCCGCGGCAAGCGCGAAGAGCAGCCCAGGTTAGCCCCGAAGTGCGCGGCGCGAACCTGAGGCACCGCTGCTGGATGGGTTGAGAGGAAGAAAACGCAAGATCCTTCGACTCCGCGCCCGCAACCCCTGCAGAACGCGGGTCGGAAGGAACGACGGGCGCGTCGCTCAGGATGACAGTCAGGGTCTCGTTAAGGGAGAGTAGCTCCCTGGTCTTTTAATCTCGCTGTAACAGAACGCTGGTAGCCTTCGTGTTTTCCGAGGTGACGTTTGCTCGCCCCAGGTAGCGCTCTGCCAGACAATTTGCCCAAAGACACATCCAAGGCAGCCGCTCTCAGCGAGGTAGGAGCGAAGCCGATCACGGTCAAAGCATCGCTTGCCAGCCGCCTCGGGGATAATGGTTTCAAGCTGATAACTCTGCTGTGCGCCCTCTCAGTGCTCGGCATCGTGGTGCTGATCGTCCTCGAGCTGGTAACCAAGTCGGAGCTCTCTCTCAAGCAGTTCGGATGGAGATTCTTCCTGGGCCAGAACTGGGACCCGGTGGCGGGAGATTTCGGCGCCCTGCCGTTTGTCTACGGCACGCTGGTGTCCTCATTCCTGGCGCTGCTTCTGTCAGTGCCGCTGTCGATTGGAGCGGCGATCTTCATCACCGAGCTGAGCCCGGTGTGGCTGAGGATGCCGTTATCGTTCCTGATGGAGTTGTTGGCCGCGGTTCCCAGCGTGATCTACGGGTTGTGGGCGATTTTCGTGCTCGCGCCGTTGCTGCGCCAGTACGTACAGCCGCCGCTGGGTAAATACCTGGGGTGGACAGGCTTGTTTGCGGGCCCACCCTTCGGCATTGGGATGCTGGCGGCGGGGGTAATTCTCGCCATCATGACGGTTCCCATCATTTCCTCGATTACGCGTGACGTGATGACAGCGATTCCGCAAACGCAGCGCGAGGGCGTGCTGGCGCTGGGGGCCACCCGCTGGGAGATGATCCGCATGGGCGTGCTGCGCAACGCCCGTGCCGGCATTATCGGGGGAGTCATTCTGGGGCTGGGACGCGCGCTGGGCGAGACCATGGCGGTCACCATGGTGATCGGCAACCGGCCGGAGATTTCAAAGTCGCTGTTTGCGCCCGGCTACACCATGGCCAGCGTGATCGCCAATGAGTTCACCGAGGCGACCGGGGATCTGTATCTGAGCGCAATTATTGAGGTCGGCCTGGCTCTTTTCATCGTGACTCTCATCGTGAATGCGCTGGCCCAGGGTCTGGTATGGATGACCACGCGCGGCACGCCTGCGAGGTCCCGTGGCCAGTAACGCCGTTCAACCAACGCAGCTGACGCCCATCAGTTGGTCACGCAAGTTTGCCAACCACTTTCTAACGTTTTTTGCTACCGCGTCTTCCATCGCGGTGGTGATTCCGCTGTTTGCCATTTTCGTGTACCTGGTGATCAAGGGAATCGGGTCGATCAATCTGGCTTTCCTGACGCAGATTCCCAAGCCGGTAGGAGAGACGGGCGGCGGCATGGCGAGC harbors:
- a CDS encoding LemA family protein, which encodes MALVIGLVIIAVIIFFLIALYNSLVQLRVRADSAWSDIDVQLKRRHDLIPNIVETVKGYAAHEKGTFENIAKWRSAAMSATAPEDRAQAENQLTGALRQLFAVAENYPQLRASEQFTQLQNSLQEVEDAIQNSRRYYNAVVRDYNTRLQSFPANMFASAFGFQTKQFFELSAPQEREPVQVKF
- the pstS gene encoding phosphate ABC transporter substrate-binding protein PstS yields the protein MARRLSAWFLCCAFLVGSAVAQNLNGAGATFPYPIYSKWFSDYKKANPSVQINYQSIGSGGGIRQVTAGTVDFGATDGPMSDQQLAEAKKKIFHIPTVLGAVVPAYNVPGVSGELKFTGPILANIFLGKITNWNDAAIAKANPDMKLPDRPIVVVHRSDGSGTTFIWTDYLSKVSTDWANGTGKGTSVKWPVGLGAKGNEGVAGLIRQMEGALGYVELIYALQNKIPFGSVQNAAGQYIKASLQATTAAAASVKNMPADFRVSITNAPGKEAYPICSFTWLLVPGQWSDASKKTAMVGFLNWMLDNGENEVAELDYAPLPKEVADRVRNTIKQIQ
- the pstC gene encoding phosphate ABC transporter permease subunit PstC, coding for MLAPGSALPDNLPKDTSKAAALSEVGAKPITVKASLASRLGDNGFKLITLLCALSVLGIVVLIVLELVTKSELSLKQFGWRFFLGQNWDPVAGDFGALPFVYGTLVSSFLALLLSVPLSIGAAIFITELSPVWLRMPLSFLMELLAAVPSVIYGLWAIFVLAPLLRQYVQPPLGKYLGWTGLFAGPPFGIGMLAAGVILAIMTVPIISSITRDVMTAIPQTQREGVLALGATRWEMIRMGVLRNARAGIIGGVILGLGRALGETMAVTMVIGNRPEISKSLFAPGYTMASVIANEFTEATGDLYLSAIIEVGLALFIVTLIVNALAQGLVWMTTRGTPARSRGQ